GCGAGGAGCACCGCCGCCGCGTGGCACAGGTACCCGCCCACGGTGCCGACGTGGAAGATCTCGTGGAAGCCGAACCACCGCGGGCTCGGGTTGGGCCGCTTGAGCCCGTAGACGACCGCGCCCGCCGTGTAGGACACGCCGCCGGCGATGACCAGCCACATGATCGACGGGCTGCCGTTGCGGAAGAAGTCGGGCAGGAACCACACGGCCACCCAGCCCAGCGCGATGTAGATCGGCACGTAGAGCCAGCGCGGGGCGTCCAGCCAGAACACGCGCATGAGGATGCCCGCCGCGGCCCCGACCCACACGACGGTGAGAAGCACCGTGGCCGTGTCCGGCGGCAGCAGCAGCACGGCCAGCGGCGTGTAGGTGCCGGCGATGAGCAGGAAGATGTTCGCGTGGTCGAGCCGACGCAGCGCCGCCCCGACCGGCGCGGACCAGGTGCCGCGGTGGTAGACCGCGCTCGTGCCGAAGAGCAGCACCGCTGTCACGGCGAAGACGGCCGTGGAGGTGCGCGCGGCACCGGCGGGCGCCAGGACGACCAGCACGATGCCCAGGACGAGGGCGATCGGAGCGGTCCCGGCGTGGATCGCGCCGCGCAGGCGCGGCTTGACGGCGTCGATGATCGCCTCGGCCTGCTCCCCGACAGCGTCGGCGGCGTGGCGGACAGTGTCGTGGGCGTCTGGTCGGCCCATCCCTCACCCCTCGGAAGATCGAAACCTACGGTTGCGTAACCTCCGACAGCGTAGACCAGGTCGGCGGCGGCGAGGTGTCGCGCGCGGAGTAGCCTGATATCCGACCAGCCAGCCCCGACGTCGTCGACAGGAGTGCGCCAGAATCATGCGGCCCCCTCGCCTGCTGTACGGGCTGTACGAGCGCCGGCTCGCCCGCGCCCTCGACAAGAGCGCGGTCCCGCGCCACGTCGGCGTCATCCTCGACGGCAACCGGCGCTGGGCCCGCGCGCTCGGCAACCCCGCCTCGCACGGGCACCGCAAGGGCGCGGACAAGATCACCGAGGTGCTCGGCTGGGCCGAGGACGCCGGGGTGCAGATCGTCACCCTGTGGATGCTGTCCACCGACAACCTCCAGCGCGACGCCGAGGAGGTCGCCGAGCTCCTCGAGATCATCTGCTCCGCCGTGGAGTCCCTCGCCGAGACCGGGCGGTGGCGGCTGCGCGTCGTCGGCGCGCTCGAGCTCCTGCCGAAGGAGGTCGCCGAGCGCCTCGCCCGCGCCGAGGAACGGACCGCCGACGTCACCGGGATGGGCGTCAACGTCGCCATCGGCTACGGCGGGCGCTACGAGATCACCGCCGCCGTGCGGTCCCTGCTGCGGTCCTACGCCGACCGTGGCCTCCACCTCGAGGAGGCGGCCGAGGCCATCGGCATCGAGGACATCGCCGACCACCTCTACACCAAGGGCCAGCCGGACCCCGACCTCGTCATCCGCACCTCCGGCGAGCAGCGACTGGGCGGCTTCCTCCTGTGGCAGAGCGTCCACAGCGAGTACTACTTCTGCGAGGTCTACTGGCCCGACTTCCGGCGCGTGGACTTCCTGCGCGCCCTGCGCGACTACGCTCAGCGCGAGCGCCGTCTCGGCCGCTGAGCGGGGTGACCTGCGGGACCCGCGCTCCCGCGCCCGGGTGTGTCCTCCCGCGCTCCCGGGCGAGGAGGTCGTAGCGTCAGATGTGACGGGCAGCACACCCGCTGCCCTTCGGGGAGGCCCGCCGATGGATGCAGCACCACGCGTGGGGGCCGCCGGCCCACCGCCGGCCGGCCACCTGCCACTCACCGAGCCGGCGCCGTCCCGCTGCGCCGACGCGCCGGAGGGAGCTCCTACATGACCACGCTGATCCAGCAGCCGGACCTGTCCGCCGATCTCGGGCAGGCACCTGTGCCCGGCACCGAGGACGCCGTGCCCCAGCGACTCACCTACGTGCTCGACACCTCTGTGCTGCTCTCCGACCCCTACGCGATCGGGCGGTTCGCCGAGCACGACGTCGTCCTGCCCGTCGTCGTCATCACCGAGCTCGAGGGCAAGCGCCACCACCCCGAGCTCGGCTACTTCGCGCGCGCCGCGCTGCGCCTGCTCGACGACCTGCGCGTCCACCACGGCCGGCTCGACACCCCGATCCCGATCGGCACCGCCGGCGGCACCCTGCGCGTGGAGCTCAACCACTCCGACCCCACCGTCCTGCCCTCGGGCCTGCGCCTCGGGGACAACGACAGCCGCATCCTCGCCGTCGCCGCGAGCCTCGCCGCCGAGGGGTGCGAGGTCACCGTCGTCTCCAAGGACCTGCCGATGCGGGTCAAGGCCTCGGCCGTCGGGCTCAGCGCCGAGGAGTACCGCGCCCAGCAGGTCGTGGAGTCCGGCTGGACCGGGATGACGACGGCCAACCTCACTGACGAGGAGATGGCCACCCTCTTCGGGGAGGAGCGGATCGCCCTCGACGGTCTGTCGATGGCCGAGGACCTCGCCGGCGAGCTGTGCCACACCGGCGTCGTGCTCCACTCGGGGCGCGGCTCGGCCCTGGGCCGGGTGCGCCCGGACCGCACCCTCAGCCTCGTGCGTGGGGACCGCGAGGTCTTCGGGGTGCGCGGCCGCAGCGCCGAGCAGCGCATCGCCATCGACGTGCTCACCGACCCGGAGGTCGGCATCGTCTCCCTCGGCGGACGGGCCGGCACCGGCAAGTCCGCACTCGCCCTGTGCGCCGGGCTCGAGGCCGTGCTCGAGCGCCGCGAGCACAAGAAGGTCGTCGTCTTCCGACCGCTGTACGCCGTCGGCGGCCAGGACCTCGGCTACCTGCCGGGCACCGAGGCGGAGAAGATGAACCCGTGGGCCGAGGCCGTGTTCGACACCCTCGGGGCGCTGGTGGACCGCAACGTGGTCGACGAGGTGATGGGGCGCGGGATGCTCGAGGTCCTGCCGCTCACCCACATCCGCGGCCGGTCGCTGCACGACACCTTCGTCATCGTCGACGAGGCGCAGTCCCTCGAACGCAACGTGCTCCTCACCGTGCTCTCACGGATCGGTCAGAACTCCCGGGTGGTCCTCACCCACGACGTCGCCCAGCGCGACAACCTGCGGGTGGGCCGGCACGACGGTGTGGCCGCCGTCGTCGAGATGCTCAAGGGCAACCCGCTGTTCGCCCACGTGACCCTCACCCGGTCCGAGCGCTCGGCCATCGCCGCCCTCGTCACCGAGGTCCTCGAGGACACCGCCCCCATCCTCTGACGCCCCCTGCCCCCGCCCGCCTGCCCACCACCGTCCCGCCCGCCCGCCGGTCCGCCGGTCCGAGGCCCCCAGGCCCCCCACTCCCCGCGACAGCCGACTTGTGCGCGAGAGCCGACTTGTGCGCGAGAGCCGACTTGTGCGCGAGAGCCGACTTGTGCGCGAGAGCCGACTTGTGCGCGAGAGCCGACTTGTGCGCGAGAGCCGACTTGTGCGCGAGAGCCGACTTCTGAACGTCGCGGACGCGTCTGCTGTCGCAGGGGCGGGTGACGGCACGGAGAGCCCGG
Above is a genomic segment from Georgenia wutianyii containing:
- a CDS encoding isoprenyl transferase: MRPPRLLYGLYERRLARALDKSAVPRHVGVILDGNRRWARALGNPASHGHRKGADKITEVLGWAEDAGVQIVTLWMLSTDNLQRDAEEVAELLEIICSAVESLAETGRWRLRVVGALELLPKEVAERLARAEERTADVTGMGVNVAIGYGGRYEITAAVRSLLRSYADRGLHLEEAAEAIGIEDIADHLYTKGQPDPDLVIRTSGEQRLGGFLLWQSVHSEYYFCEVYWPDFRRVDFLRALRDYAQRERRLGR
- the trhA gene encoding PAQR family membrane homeostasis protein TrhA, producing the protein MGRPDAHDTVRHAADAVGEQAEAIIDAVKPRLRGAIHAGTAPIALVLGIVLVVLAPAGAARTSTAVFAVTAVLLFGTSAVYHRGTWSAPVGAALRRLDHANIFLLIAGTYTPLAVLLLPPDTATVLLTVVWVGAAAGILMRVFWLDAPRWLYVPIYIALGWVAVWFLPDFFRNGSPSIMWLVIAGGVSYTAGAVVYGLKRPNPSPRWFGFHEIFHVGTVGGYLCHAAAVLLALHAAR
- a CDS encoding PhoH family protein, with the translated sequence MTTLIQQPDLSADLGQAPVPGTEDAVPQRLTYVLDTSVLLSDPYAIGRFAEHDVVLPVVVITELEGKRHHPELGYFARAALRLLDDLRVHHGRLDTPIPIGTAGGTLRVELNHSDPTVLPSGLRLGDNDSRILAVAASLAAEGCEVTVVSKDLPMRVKASAVGLSAEEYRAQQVVESGWTGMTTANLTDEEMATLFGEERIALDGLSMAEDLAGELCHTGVVLHSGRGSALGRVRPDRTLSLVRGDREVFGVRGRSAEQRIAIDVLTDPEVGIVSLGGRAGTGKSALALCAGLEAVLERREHKKVVVFRPLYAVGGQDLGYLPGTEAEKMNPWAEAVFDTLGALVDRNVVDEVMGRGMLEVLPLTHIRGRSLHDTFVIVDEAQSLERNVLLTVLSRIGQNSRVVLTHDVAQRDNLRVGRHDGVAAVVEMLKGNPLFAHVTLTRSERSAIAALVTEVLEDTAPIL